A single genomic interval of Mycobacterium sp. DL592 harbors:
- a CDS encoding ABC transporter permease, which yields MRVTGGSVPVRHPAHHRSAGRLSPRAYLATTTRILRQLRSDHRSIAMILVVPSAVITLMYFMFSDVPTRPGTVSPFHNACLILLGLFPLFVMFLITSITMQRERASGTLERILTTPLRRLDLLAAYGTAFSVAAAAQATLACVVSFWLLGFQTAGSPLWVFVIAVINAVLGVGLGLLASAFARTEFQAVQFMPVVIVPQLLLAGIIVPRALMPTWLEWISNVMPASYALEALQQVSSHAELTSVAVRDMLVVLGFAVVALALAAATLRRRTP from the coding sequence ATGCGCGTCACTGGAGGAAGCGTTCCTGTCCGTCATCCGGCACACCACCGCAGCGCCGGCCGGCTAAGCCCGCGGGCCTACCTGGCCACGACCACCCGCATCCTGCGGCAGCTGCGCTCCGATCACCGCAGTATCGCGATGATCCTCGTCGTCCCGAGCGCGGTCATAACCCTGATGTACTTCATGTTCTCCGACGTGCCGACCAGGCCCGGCACCGTGTCGCCCTTCCACAACGCGTGCCTGATCCTGCTCGGGCTGTTCCCGCTGTTCGTGATGTTCCTCATCACCTCGATCACCATGCAGCGCGAGCGCGCCTCCGGGACGCTGGAGCGGATTCTCACCACACCGCTGCGTCGGCTCGACCTGCTGGCCGCCTACGGCACCGCGTTCTCCGTCGCCGCCGCCGCCCAGGCCACCCTGGCGTGTGTCGTGTCGTTCTGGCTGCTCGGGTTCCAGACCGCGGGCAGCCCGTTATGGGTCTTCGTGATCGCGGTGATCAACGCGGTACTCGGGGTGGGCCTGGGGTTGTTGGCCAGTGCGTTCGCGCGCACCGAGTTCCAGGCGGTCCAGTTCATGCCGGTCGTCATCGTCCCCCAACTGCTGCTGGCGGGCATCATCGTGCCGCGCGCGCTGATGCCGACCTGGCTGGAGTGGATCAGCAACGTGATGCCGGCCAGTTACGCGCTGGAAGCGCTGCAACAGGTCAGCAGCCACGCCGAACTGACCAGCGTGGCGGTCCGCGACATGCTCGTCGTCCTCGGCTTCGCGGTGGTGGCACTGGCACTGGCTGCGGCGACACTGCGGCGGCGCACACCGTGA
- a CDS encoding DNA-3-methyladenine glycosylase, whose amino-acid sequence MRVVTAQLLAGDPVSAARRLLGAVISCRGVSALVVEVEAYGGPPDGPWPDAAAHSYRGPTARNSVMFGPAGRLYTYRSHGIHVCANVSCGPDGVAAAVLLRAAAIESGLADAQARRGLAVRPAGLARGPGNLCSALAIGMDDNGLDVFDDKSPLTLHLGEPSPDSCGPRVGVSRAADRPWRFWLTGRPEVSAYRRSPRAPMPGASD is encoded by the coding sequence ATGCGTGTCGTGACTGCCCAGCTGCTGGCCGGCGACCCGGTCAGCGCAGCCCGTCGGCTGCTCGGCGCGGTGATCAGCTGCCGGGGTGTCTCCGCGCTGGTCGTCGAAGTCGAGGCCTATGGCGGACCGCCCGATGGGCCGTGGCCGGACGCCGCCGCCCATTCCTATCGCGGCCCGACGGCAAGGAACTCGGTGATGTTCGGTCCGGCGGGCAGGCTCTATACCTATCGCAGTCATGGAATCCACGTGTGCGCCAACGTGTCGTGCGGCCCCGACGGCGTCGCAGCGGCGGTTCTGCTGCGGGCGGCCGCAATCGAATCCGGCCTGGCGGATGCCCAGGCTCGCCGGGGCCTGGCGGTGCGCCCGGCCGGGTTGGCGCGCGGGCCGGGCAACCTGTGCTCGGCCCTGGCGATCGGCATGGACGACAACGGACTCGACGTCTTCGACGACAAGTCTCCGCTAACACTGCACCTCGGTGAGCCCAGTCCGGACAGTTGCGGGCCGCGGGTTGGGGTGAGCCGAGCGGCCGATCGTCCCTGGCGGTTCTGGCTGACCGGACGCCCGGAGGTGTCGGCCTACCGGCGCAGTCCGCGCGCACCAATGCCGGGCGCGAGCGACTGA
- a CDS encoding TetR family transcriptional regulator — MKRPGRPPGNTSDTRERILVAARELFARNGIDRTSIRAIAAAAGVDSALVHHYFGTKQQLFAAAIRMPFDPMTVIARMRETPVEDLGNALPAMLLAMWDSEMGHALVATMRSILSGADVSLIRTFIEDIVTAEIAPRVDNPPGTGRIRVQFVASQMLGVAIARYIVGIEPFASLPPQQIAQTIAPALQRYLTGDLPL; from the coding sequence GTGAAGCGTCCGGGACGCCCGCCGGGCAATACCTCCGATACCCGCGAGCGCATCCTGGTCGCGGCGCGAGAGTTGTTCGCGCGCAACGGTATCGACAGAACCTCGATCCGAGCGATTGCGGCCGCCGCGGGCGTGGACTCCGCGCTGGTGCACCATTACTTCGGAACCAAGCAGCAATTATTCGCCGCGGCCATCCGGATGCCCTTCGACCCGATGACGGTGATCGCCCGGATGCGGGAGACCCCGGTGGAGGACCTCGGCAACGCCTTGCCGGCGATGCTGCTGGCCATGTGGGACTCGGAGATGGGCCACGCACTGGTGGCCACCATGCGATCCATCCTCAGCGGCGCCGACGTCAGCCTGATCCGCACGTTCATCGAAGATATTGTCACCGCGGAAATCGCTCCGCGCGTTGACAATCCACCGGGAACGGGGCGCATCCGCGTACAGTTCGTGGCCTCACAGATGCTCGGTGTGGCCATCGCGCGCTACATCGTCGGTATCGAACCGTTCGCATCGTTGCCGCCGCAGCAGATCGCCCAGACGATCGCGCCTGCCCTGCAGCGCTATCTCACTGGGGACTTGCCGCTGTGA
- a CDS encoding ABC transporter ATP-binding protein translates to MMTSSGDELLAAPADGAVHTRHLRVVRGKRVALHDFSVDIARGTVTGLLGPSGCGKTTLIRSIVGTQIIASGTVTVLGHPAGSPPLRRRVGYVTQDPTIYNDLRVIDNVRYFAALYGVHTTAADEAVDSVGLRDHAGAYCGNLSGGQRARVSLACALVCQPDLLVLDEPTVGLDPVLRADLWAQFHALARRGATLLVSSHVMDEADHCADLLLMREGRLLAHTTPTQLREDTGCASLEEAFLSVIRHTTAAPAG, encoded by the coding sequence GTGATGACTTCATCCGGTGATGAATTACTAGCGGCGCCTGCCGACGGCGCAGTTCACACCAGACACCTTCGGGTGGTCCGCGGTAAGCGGGTGGCCCTGCACGACTTCTCGGTGGACATCGCACGCGGCACGGTGACCGGGCTGCTCGGTCCGTCCGGGTGCGGCAAGACGACCCTGATCCGCAGCATCGTCGGAACTCAGATCATCGCCTCCGGGACAGTGACCGTGCTCGGCCATCCGGCGGGCTCTCCCCCGCTGCGGCGGCGCGTCGGCTACGTCACCCAGGATCCGACGATCTACAACGATCTGCGGGTGATCGACAACGTCCGCTACTTCGCCGCCCTGTACGGGGTGCACACGACCGCAGCCGACGAGGCCGTCGACAGTGTCGGGTTGCGCGACCACGCCGGCGCGTACTGCGGAAACCTCTCCGGCGGTCAACGCGCCCGGGTATCACTGGCCTGCGCCCTGGTCTGCCAACCCGACCTGCTGGTGCTCGACGAACCCACAGTCGGACTGGACCCGGTCCTGCGGGCCGACCTGTGGGCGCAGTTCCATGCCCTGGCCCGGCGCGGTGCCACCCTGCTGGTATCCAGCCACGTGATGGACGAGGCCGACCATTGCGCCGACCTGCTACTCATGCGCGAGGGCCGACTGCTGGCCCACACCACCCCAACCCAGCTACGAGAGGACACCGGATGCGCGTCACTGGAGGAAGCGTTCCTGTCCGTCATCCGGCACACCACCGCAGCGCCGGCCGGCTAA
- a CDS encoding Trm112 family protein, producing the protein MLDEKLLSILVCPADRGPLLAVDGLLYNPRLHKAYRIEDGIPVLLVDEAVDVAPEEHERLITAASPQ; encoded by the coding sequence GTGCTCGACGAGAAGCTTCTGAGCATTCTGGTGTGCCCGGCCGATCGTGGCCCGCTGCTGGCGGTCGACGGACTTCTGTACAACCCGCGCCTGCACAAGGCCTACCGCATCGAGGACGGTATTCCGGTGCTGCTGGTTGATGAGGCCGTCGACGTCGCTCCCGAAGAACACGAACGCCTGATCACAGCGGCAAGTCCCCAGTGA